The DNA window agtagttataaaaaaaattatgtaaacgAGTTGACTTGTTTAAGAAAAACAGGCCAGCACGAGCAAAATATACGACATAAATCTGAACACGGCACGAAAATACCAAATTTATGAATTGTGCCAGACCTACCCTTTAAAATGTTGGTAGGACATGATACGATCTATATTTTGAAAAGTATGAATAAATATAGGTCGGATCAGTACGTCATGTacgaattttgaaaaataataaagtttaattaacgCTAAAGCCATCTTTCATCAATATTTATAAATGTATTAATTTCCAAAAATAGCAACAACAAAAAAGTAATGTATATTACTAATtccacattattattattattattccaaaaaaaattCCACAATATTATTATTGTCTTTTGttgggcttttttttttctagtaaaaattatttcagagGAAGAAAACTATAGTACTTAAAagggaattttacaaaaatactgcttttTGATCAAAAGTTTACATTtatactgggacacggcaaaaacaacttttgtactgcccaagcccaatttcattacttttgtactgcccaagcccaagATCATTTCATTTCTACTGTGAACAGTACAACACACGGGAAACAGCCTTGTTCGTGTGTGAGGAGACGCCGGAGAcggaaatcaccaagaaaaaaccattaaatCCGGCGAAGAGTTTTTTGAAAAGGAATCAGAATTGAAGAACAACACGAACAGAAAACCGTCCCAACAAAATAACAGAGGTAAACACaacaaacccaaaaaataatttaattcttaagaaaccaaaaaaaattaaaaataaaaaaaaaaaggatttagATCTGaagttttaaacaaaaaaactaaaacacaactgtgatattctttaatttatgatgcaaaaacataaatgagggttgttctattgttaatttgatgtttgcaacacaaaatgatttcgaaaaaaaaaatcgataaATTGGAACAATTATTCAAACACAACATCAGGGTTGTTCAAATGTTGTTTTGCGGTCAGTACTACAACAACATTCATACATATATGtatcatacaaatataataataaaaacttaaaaaaaaataatgggtaTTTCTGtttggttgtttttgtgttgttttattgttgtttttttttttttttgttgatttttttttttgttgttttgctattgttttattgttgttataCAATTGTTTTAACATTAAGTAAGACCCTGGAATGACAGGTAATGGAACGTCTACCAGTACTCATCaagagcaatggacaatggAATGAAGATCACAATTATGAGAACTATGTGGCTAGTGGAGAATTCATACCAACAAAATGCAAGTACGAAGAGCTACTGCAAATACTGGTTACTTCATTGGGGTGCGAAAACACCAGCACAACACTACAAATACAGTACCAAGCTAAAGAAGGAATACCACCGATCAAAATATGCAACGATCGAAGCCTCTACTTTTACTTGGAATTGAAAATGAAGGAAACAGATTTCACGACATATCCACTATGTGTGAACCaggaaaacaacaacaaaacacgTGCTGCAACACCAAATTCGATATCCACAACAACACCGAATGAATATAATGTTGCAATGAtcgaaaacaacacaacaacgcttgaaaacaacataacaacAACAGAATCGTACACAACGGGACAGCAAACGGTAGAAGGGGAAAAGTCAGAAACAATAGAAGATGAGGAGGACAAATTCGACATAATTGACTATGCAAATCAAGTTCTTTGAAGAAATGGTAGAACAACttgaaaacaccaaaaaaactGGATCCGAAATTGACATCAACAATGCAAAGTTAATAACAGACAAGCAACACCCCGAAGTGGAAAAAGGACAggcatacaaagacaaagaaactcTAAAAAATGTCCTCAGCTACTACGCAATCAAAAACAACTTTCAGTACAAAGTGTGGAAGTCCTGCTCTCAAGAATACAGTCTGAAATGTGTTTATGAAAGCTGCAATTGGTCACTAAGAGCATCGAGAAATGGGCCAACAAACACATTCATAATCAGGAGGTtggttttttaatagttttttaatgttgtttttgttggcaTCCTTAACAAATGACCTGTTTTCACAATTTGTACTGAAATACACATGATTGGTATCTGCAACAgatttgttttaatatttttttaatgttgtttttgttgttttttttttttgtttcaatagGTTCTCAAATATGCACACATGCCCCATAAATATAAGGCATGAAGACCAAAGGCAAGCAACATCGAAACTGATAGGGGAATGCATAAAACCGAAGTTCTTGAACATAAAGACCAAGGCAACAGCGATGGACATAAAAGGGGAGTTGAAATACAGATTTGGCATCAAAATGAACTATATGAAAGCTTGGAGAAGTAAGGAACATGCAGTAAACGACTTGAGAGGAAATGCTAGTGACTCGTACAGCCTAATACCGAGTTTCTTACACATGGTGGAAAAAACAAACCCTGGATCATTTGTGGATCTGAAAACGGCAGAAGACAACAGCTTGCTCTTTGTTTTCATGGCGTTGGATGCATCCATAAAAGGGTGGGGAGCATGCAGACCGATAGTTGTTGTGGACGGAACGTTCCTCAAAGCAGCTTATGGGGGAACTTTGTTGTGCGCATGCACACAAGATGCAACGGAGTCATATTTTTCCACTAGAGTTTTGTGTTGCAGATTCTGAGAATGACCAATCTTGGAAATGgttcttcaaaaaatttaaagaagcgTATGGTGTACGGGAACACCAATGCCTAATTTCGGTACGAAATGAAAGCCTCATCAAAGCAATGAGAGAAATCTATCCGTAAATTGCACACGATTCTGCGGTTACCACATTTTGAGCAACCTTAAAACAAGCTTCAAAC is part of the Cannabis sativa cultivar Pink pepper isolate KNU-18-1 chromosome 5, ASM2916894v1, whole genome shotgun sequence genome and encodes:
- the LOC115718113 gene encoding uncharacterized protein LOC115718113, producing MVEQLENTKKTGSEIDINNAKLITDKQHPEVEKGQAYKDKETLKNVLSYYAIKNNFQYKVWKSCSQEYSLKCVYESCNWSLRASRNGPTNTFIIRRFSNMHTCPINIRHEDQRQATSKLIGECIKPKFLNIKTKATAMDIKGELKYRFGIKMNYMKAWRSKEHAVNDLRGNASDSYSLIPSFLHMVEKTNPGSFVDLKTAEDNSLLFVFMALDASIKGWGACRPIVVVDGTFLKAAYGGTLLCACTQDATESYFSTRPHQSNERNLSVNCTRFCGYHILSNLKTSFKQHAAKYNLPFFGAVKAYTEKQFEFHMAELDGLDKRIRPYLKKIGYEKWSRIHSQNKRYSTMTSNISESLNAANLAARELPITTLLECLRALVQQWTHTNRTKAQNTFTKLSPTGEDILLKNYTYSLNLEVKATTDYLFEVTRMKESWEVDLEKRTCTCNRFQIDEMPCGHAMAVMRR